The following are encoded together in the Longimicrobium sp. genome:
- a CDS encoding amidohydrolase family protein — translation MLTLIEGGRVYTPDPVGVQSILLADGHVGKVGEVDRSALERLGADYEVIDASGCIVVPGFIDPHTHLLGGSGETGFSTQTPEFFISEIVRFGITTVVGTLGVDTTMKTMAGLLAKVKGLKEQGINAFCWTGGYDVPPSSILGTVREDIMFIDEVIGAGEVAIADERALAPDPLQLARTATHAHVGGMLAKKAGLVHIHCGDSDRRLSVLRDVLNDHDVKPSWFYSTHIERTEKLVEEAIELSNQGMPCDMDVVEGDLHRWVRYWLDHGGNPERLTVSSDASMTGHGLVWQQVRECVLEHGFTLEQMLPMITRNTGRILKLREKGEIRKAFVGDLVMLEEGSLEIVHVISQGKMMVRDGKLTCEENWLKDSDREIHLSGRKNEGGSDDD, via the coding sequence ATGCTGACGCTGATCGAAGGGGGCCGGGTGTACACGCCGGACCCGGTGGGGGTGCAGTCCATCCTGCTGGCCGACGGCCACGTTGGAAAAGTAGGCGAAGTAGACAGGAGCGCGCTGGAGCGGCTGGGCGCCGACTACGAGGTGATCGACGCCAGCGGCTGCATCGTCGTCCCCGGCTTCATCGACCCCCACACCCACCTGCTGGGCGGCAGCGGCGAAACCGGCTTCAGCACGCAGACGCCGGAGTTCTTCATCAGCGAAATCGTCCGCTTCGGCATCACCACCGTGGTGGGCACGCTGGGCGTAGACACCACCATGAAGACCATGGCCGGGCTGCTGGCCAAGGTAAAGGGGCTCAAGGAGCAGGGGATCAACGCCTTCTGCTGGACGGGGGGCTACGACGTGCCCCCCAGCTCCATCCTGGGCACCGTGCGCGAAGACATCATGTTCATCGACGAGGTGATCGGGGCGGGCGAGGTGGCCATCGCCGACGAGCGGGCCCTGGCGCCCGATCCACTGCAGCTGGCGCGCACCGCCACGCACGCGCACGTCGGCGGCATGCTGGCCAAGAAGGCCGGGCTGGTGCACATCCACTGCGGCGACTCGGACCGGCGTCTTTCGGTGCTTCGCGACGTGCTGAACGATCATGACGTGAAGCCGTCGTGGTTCTACAGCACGCACATCGAGCGCACCGAAAAGCTGGTGGAAGAGGCCATCGAGCTTTCCAACCAGGGGATGCCCTGCGACATGGACGTGGTGGAGGGCGACCTTCACCGCTGGGTGCGCTACTGGCTGGACCACGGCGGAAACCCCGAGCGGCTGACGGTGTCGTCCGACGCGTCCATGACGGGGCACGGGCTGGTGTGGCAGCAGGTGCGCGAATGCGTGCTGGAACATGGTTTCACGCTGGAACAGATGCTGCCCATGATCACGCGCAACACGGGGCGCATCCTGAAGCTGCGGGAAAAGGGCGAGATCCGGAAAGCCTTCGTCGGCGACCTGGTGATGCTGGAGGAAGGTTCGCTGGAGATCGTCCACGTGATCTCGCAGGGCAAGATGATGGTGCGCGACGGCAAGCTGACGTGCGAAGAGAACTGGCTGAAGGACAGCGACCGGGAGATCCACCTGTCCGGGCGCAAGAACGAGGGCGGAAGCGACGACGACTGA